One Desulfuromonadales bacterium genomic window, AAAACGTCTCCTCCCTGGCCGGCGGTGATTTCCAGACAGGAGGGGCATTCGTTGCAAGGGGTCGGGGAAGGCCCACGGTCACAATTGAGGGCCTTGGCCAGGATACGGGCGGCGGAAGTTTTGCCCACCCCCCGGGCACCGGTAAAGAGAAAGGCGTGATGGACCCGCCCCGTTCGGATGGCATTCCCCAGGGTCTGGCTGACATGTTCCTGGCCAACCAGGTCCTCGAAGCTCTGGGGGCGCCATTTGCGGGCCAGTACCATATACGACATGGGGCGCAAGGGTCTCCGTAGCGATAAAGTGGGAGTGGCGCAGCAGGGAGAAACCGGAATGGATTGCCGGCACAAGTGACAGCCAGGCGCCCCCGCGGCACACGACTGGGGCCGCTGCCGCTGCTCCCTTCCGGGCCTGACGGGGTTCGCGGCCGTCCGTTGCGCGGGACCCGGCTGTCACTTCTGTCGGCAATAGGCGCCGGTCTTTTCGGGGAAAATGAAACTGGCGGAGAGGGAGGGATTCGAACCCTCGGTACCTTGCGGTACACACGATTTCCAATCGTGCACCTTCGGCCTCTCGGTCACCTCTCCGCAGGGTGTGCAGGATACAACAAGGGGGTAGAGCTGTAAAGGATTTTCTGGCCGGAAACGACCGGAACGGAGACGCTTTTACCGGATTTGTCGTGACTTGTCAACAGGGCATGGGCAGACAGCTTGTGCGATGGGCCTAGCGCCGTCGTTTGGATTCGAAAAGAGGCCAGCCGGTCACGGCTGGCCTCTTTTCACTTCTGGCGGAGGGGGTGGGATTCGAACCCACGGTACCTTGCGGTACAACAGATTTCGAGTCTGTCACCTTCGACCTCTCGGACACCCCTCCGCATGAAGCGGAACCTGCTCCGTGTCTCCCGCATCCGGGAAAGCGGTTAATTTTGAGCTTTTTTCCGGGCACGCAGCGACTGGAAGAAACCGCTCAGCAGTTCGGAGCACTCATTGGCGAGCACCCCTTCCGTGACCTCGACCCGGTGATTGAACCGCTCGTCACGGGAGAAGTCGTAGATGGAGCCGACCGCCCCGGCCCGCGGGTCGCGACAGGCGAAAACCAGGCGCGGAATCCGGGCCAGGATGATCGCCCCCATGCACATGACGCAGGGCTCGAGAGTCACGTAGAGCGTACATTCGAGCAACCGCCAGGAGTCGAGCGTCGCAGCAGCCTGCCGGATGGCAATCATTTCGGCATGGGTGGTCGGATCGTTGCTCGCTTCCCGCAGATTGTAACCGCGGCCGACAACCTCGCCCCCCCGGACGACAACGGCCCCGACAGGAACCTCACCCAGCCGTGCTGCGGTTTCGGCTTCCACCAGGGCCTGCTGCATGAAGCCCCTGTCCTGAATATCGGCAAGACTCACGGGGTTGGCTTTTTAAAGTGGCGCGCCACGAGAGATTCGAACTCCCGGCCTTCTGATCCGTAGTCAGACGCTCTATCCAGCTGAGCTAGTGGCGCGCATCGGAATTTGAATTTATCGCCGAATTCGTCCCGCTTGTCAATCTTTTTTTGCTATGGCCGGGACAAAATCAACGAGAGTGAAGCTGTATCGGGGGTGCTGAAAGGCATGAGTTCCTGGATAGAGACTGAACAGCCACCCCTTGAAAACTTCTGCTTTCCCTTCGCTGATGACGATTTGCGCGGCCGGATTTCTGGTTTCATTGGAGGCGGAGGTCATGGTGGTACCATCCATGATGAACGCCGGCAGAAAATTTCTCACCTTCAGAACCAGTCCGCTGTCGGGCAGAGCGAGCTCGGAGCCGATTTCGATGGTGTACACTTGTTCCTTGTTGTGGTCCTTGTCCAGCACGGCAATCTTGACTGCCGCCCACTTTCCCTGAACCTCGCCGGGAACAACCACCCGCGCCTCAGACTTCCGGGCAGGCGGCACGGCCGCCGGCGCGACCTCCTTGCTCGGCTTTTCCTCCTGTTTGCCGCAACCGACGACTGCAGTCAACGCGGCAACCAGCAAAAGGAGAGCAAACCGTGTCGGTCCGGGCATTCAGTACCTCGCATATTCCTGCCGAATGCGGTTGCGCACGGCAGCTTAAAAATGGCGGAGAGGGAGGGATTCGAACCCTCGGTACGGG contains:
- a CDS encoding AAA family ATPase, translated to MSYMVLARKWRPQSFEDLVGQEHVSQTLGNAIRTGRVHHAFLFTGARGVGKTSAARILAKALNCDRGPSPTPCNECPSCLEITAGQGGDVFEIDGASNTGVDDVRELRENIRYLPSRCRYKIFIIDEVHMLSI
- the tadA gene encoding tRNA adenosine(34) deaminase TadA: MSLADIQDRGFMQQALVEAETAARLGEVPVGAVVVRGGEVVGRGYNLREASNDPTTHAEMIAIRQAAATLDSWRLLECTLYVTLEPCVMCMGAIILARIPRLVFACRDPRAGAVGSIYDFSRDERFNHRVEVTEGVLANECSELLSGFFQSLRARKKAQN
- a CDS encoding DUF2155 domain-containing protein; translation: MPGPTRFALLLLVAALTAVVGCGKQEEKPSKEVAPAAVPPARKSEARVVVPGEVQGKWAAVKIAVLDKDHNKEQVYTIEIGSELALPDSGLVLKVRNFLPAFIMDGTTMTSASNETRNPAAQIVISEGKAEVFKGWLFSLYPGTHAFQHPRYSFTLVDFVPAIAKKD